A stretch of the Aegilops tauschii subsp. strangulata cultivar AL8/78 chromosome 4, Aet v6.0, whole genome shotgun sequence genome encodes the following:
- the LOC120963601 gene encoding uncharacterized protein: MGDNVNASSDNDFLKIRGQKLIESFVDPFIIRHPKGHTVPRLLACCKSGKAYTLLATATGLGGCLYPCGYRSRLREQYRLQEKSCGGDCCRARRTAASTRPSEKGEAVSLTVSRRSLLFNGKGFTVFDSNGNLVFRVETYARGSPREVVLMDADDLALLTVRRKKLSLAEEWLVYDGDGDEPAPRRFTVRRNMSLLPTKSLARLSPPPSLDGTGHAPGCRYDVQGSYATRSLDEFACTSWASVCNRPGVPEGGRRRPGVFRLTSSRRSPWPWFTETENRKREGSSKQFVVAS; the protein is encoded by the exons atgggcgacaacgtcaacgccaGCA GTGATAATGACTTCCTTAAAATCCGTGGCCAGAAGCTTATAGAGTCATTTGTGGATCCATTCATTATACGTCATCCAAAGGGCCACACGGTCCCAAGGCTTCTTG CGTGCTGTAAGAGCGGGAAGGCGTACACGCTGCTGGCCACGGCGACGGGGCTAGGAGGCTGCCTCTATCCGTGTGGCTACCGCTCCAGGCTGCGGGAGCAGTACAGGCTCCAGGAGAAGTCCTGCGGCGGCGACTGCTGTAGGGCTCGCAGAACCGCGGCGTCAACACGACCCTCG GAGAAGGGAGAGGCGGTGTCGCTGACCGTGTCTCGGCGGTCGCTGCTGTTCAACGGCAAGGGATTCACGGTGTTCGACAGCAACGGCAACCTTGTCTTCCGCGTCGAGACGTACGCCCGGGGCTCGCCACGCGAGGTCGTCCTCATGGACGCCGACGACCTCGCCCTCCTCACCGTCCGCCGCAAG AAGCTGAGTTTGGCGGAGGAGTGGCTCGTCTACGACGGTGACGGCGATGAGCCGGCGCCGAGGCGATTCACGGTGCGTCGGAACATGAGTCTACTCCCGACCAAGTCCCTCGCTCGCCTGTCGCCTCCGCCATCGTTGGATGGCACTGGGCATGCGCCTGGCTGCCGGTACGATGTGCAGGGCTCCTACGCCACTCGCAGCCTCGACGAGTTCGCCTGCACTTCCTGGGCCTCCGTCTGCAATCGGCCCGGCGTGCCGGAAGGAGGCCGCCGTCGGCCCGGCGTGTTCCGGCTGACTTCGAGCCGGCGCTCGCCATGGCCGTGGTTTACtgaaacagaaaacagaaaaagagAGGGTAGCTCGAAGCAATTTGTTGTTGCTTCATAG
- the LOC109783097 gene encoding cytochrome P450 89A2 produces MDMEVAWFLLPLLALFIALLVRLVAVHHGASKPKIPPGPIAVPLLGSLLLLRNSLVDAEHLLRRLVARHGPVVSLRVGSRLSIFVADRRVAHALLVERGAALADRPYLVINSGCTVSGASYGPAWRLLRRHLVSETLHPSRARLFAPARAWARRVLLDKLREREPGPDGGGVLVMDAFRHAMFFLLALMCFGEKLDEAAVRAVGAAQRDWLMFAARKTSVFAFFPAITKRLFRGRLKTALALRRRQKEIFLPLIDARRERKKQQMQIKPVPTEEDTTLEHSYVDTLLDIKLPGEAESSRALTDDEMVSLCSEFLNAGTDTTSTALEWIMAELTKNPRVQEKLYHEITKAQQQRGDGDDEEVSEEETHGMPYLKAVVLEGLRKHPPGHFVLPHRAAEDMEVGGYLIPKGASVNFMVAEMGRDEREWERPMEFVPERFLPGGDGEGVDVTGSREIRMMPFGVGRRICAGLGVAMLHLEYLVAKLVKEFEWQEVAGDEVDLTEKPEFTVVMAKPLRARLLPRTR; encoded by the coding sequence ATGGACATGGAGGTCGCATGGTTCCTCCTGCCCCTCCTCGCCCTCTTCATCGCTCTCCTCGTCCGCTTGGTAGCGGTGCACCACGGCGCCTCTAAGCCCAAGATCCCGCCGGGCCCGATCGCCGTGCCGCTGCTCGGCAGCCTGCTGTTGCTGCGCAACTCCCTAGTCGACGCGGAGCACCTCCTCCGGCGCCTCGTCGCGCGGCACGGGCCCGTCGTCTCACTGCGCGTCGGCTCCCGCCTCTCCATCTTCGTGGCGGACCGGCGAGTGGCCCATGCTCTCCTTGTGGAGCGCGGCGCCGCGCTGGCCGACCGCCCGTACCTCGTCATCAACAGCGGATGCACCGTCTCGGGCGCCAGCTACGGGCCCGCCTGGCGCCTCCTGCGCCGCCACCTCGTCTCCGAGACGCTGCACCCGTCTCGTGCCCGCCTCTTCGCGCCCGCGCGCGCCTGGGCGCGCCGCGTGCTCCTGGACAAGCTCCGGGAGCGGGAGCCCGGCCCCGACGGCGGCGGGGTCTTGGTCATGGACGCGTTCCGGCACGCCATGTTCTTCCTCCTTGCGCTCATGTGCTTCGGAGAGAAACTCGACGAGGCCGCCGTGCGGGCGGTCGGCGCCGCGCAGCGCGACTGGCTCATGTTCGCCGCGCGGAAGACGAGCGTCTTTGCCTTCTTTCCGGCCATCACCAAGCGTCTCTTCCGCGGGCGTCTCAAGACGGCCctggccttgcggcggcggcagaAGGAGATCTTCCTGCCGCTGATTGACGCGCGGAGGGAGCGCAAGAAGCAGCAGATGCAGATCAAGCCAGTGCCAACGGAGGAGGACACGACGCTGGAGCACTCGTACGTGGACACCCTGCTCGACATCAAGCTGCCCGGCGAGGCGGAGTCCTCGCGTGCGCTCACCGACGACGAGATGGTCAGCCTGTGCTCCGAGTTCCTCAACGCCGGCACGGACACGACGTCCACCGCGCTGGAGTGGATCATGGCGGAGCTGACCAAGAACCCGCGCGTCCAAGAAAAGCTCTACCACGAGATCACCAAAGCGCAGCAGCAGAGAGGAGACGGAGACGATGAGGAGGTCAGCGAGGAGGAGACGCACGGCATGCCGTACCTGAAGGCCGTGGTCCTGGAGGGGCTGCGCAAGCACCCGCCGGGGCACTTCGTGCTGCCGCACAGGGCGGCGGAGGATATGGAGGTGGGCGGGTACCTGATCCCCAAGGGCGCTTCGGTGAACTTCATGGTGGCCGAGATGGGCAGGGACGAGCGGGAGTGGGAGAGGCCGATGGAGTTCGTGCCCGAGAGGTTCCTgccgggcggcgacggcgagggggTGGACGTGACCGGCAGCAGGGAGATCAGGATGATGCCGTTCGGCGTGGGGAGGAGGATCTGCGCGGGGCTCGGCGTCGCCATGCTTCACCTCGAGTACCTGGTGGCCAAGCTGGTCAAGGAATTCGAGTGGCAGGAGGTTGCAGGCGACGAGGTGGACTTGACCGAGAAGCCGGAGTTCACCGTCGTCATGGCCAAGCCGCTACGCGCGCGGCTGCTGCCCAGAACCAGATAA